Below is a genomic region from Parus major isolate Abel chromosome 19, Parus_major1.1, whole genome shotgun sequence.
TTAAATTCATGCACTTACCacaaaaatgcagtgtttttgCACAGCCTGATGCTGGGCATGGATGCTGAGCATCCGACTCAGCATCCTGGGTAACGTTCACCCCATGAATCTTCTTATCCCAAggagacagtaaagaaaaagcGGGAGAGGATTGTAAGTGAGTTTGGCAAGCTGCATCGGCTGCTGGCTGATGAGGAGAAGCTACTGCTCCAGAAGctagaggaggaagaaaagcagattctGCTTTTGATCAACGAAAACCTGGCCAGGCTATTGGAGGAGAAGTGCTTGCTGGAGGAGCTGATCCTGGAGATAAAGGAGAagagccagcagccagctgatGGGCTGCTCAAGGTCAGGCTTTGTCACCAGCACCACTaactcagccctgctgcctttgTCACCTGGGTAGGTGGCTTGGCCCAGACAAACCCAGagttgtttttgtctttttctagGACATGAAAAGCATCCTGACCAGGTGGGTGATTTTTCCCAGTAGGTGCCATGATTATTCCTGGTAGGTACTCATGATCATTCTGGCAAGTACCCATGGTTGTTCCGAGCAGGCATCATGGTTGTTCCTCCTACTGTCCTGGCTGCCTCCAGGCTTTGAAGCAGATGTTTGTGTCTGTTCCACAACAACCACCccatcctccctgcccagcatcTGCTTTGGTCCTCCTGGGGTAGACACAGGAGGGACTGAGACAATCCCTCAGAGATTCCATCCTCTTTTTCAGGAGCTCAAAGACAAGGTCTTGCCTGGCTTGTGACATGtgagctgtgtcccctcctaAGGGACATGCTACCcagtgcctgcctgcctgccctgccctgccctgccctgccctgcctaccactgctgctccctgtaTCATTTAACACTGATCTCATTTGGATTGCCAATATGCAAACAGTTATCCTTAGTGCTCTTcccagccagagctccagggaggcACTGGATCTATGGAGCCAAGAGAAGGGCATTAACCCCCCGCCCAGCCAGAAAGGGGCCATGGTGCAGGCTCTGAATACAGCCCATGGGCATCCCTCTCTTCCCAGGTGTGAAGGGGTAAAGTTCCAATCCACCAAGGGTGTGTCTGTGACCCTGAAGGAAAACTACAGCATTCCTGAGCACTGCCTGGGCATGAGGGACATGCTGAAGAAGTTCAAAGGTGagggcacagctcctggcacatTTGAGCTCTGGTTTCCCCCAGAACCCTGGGGCACAGGGGGTTTTTTCCAACGAGCTTtgtccagctgctcccagtttGTGCCCTGATGAGTTCAGACTGGTTTCATGAAGACCTTTGTTGTGGTCTTGAATGGATTGTGAGGGGACCCTGAAGCCCAGGATGTCCCTCAGGGGTTTCAAGCACCGTGTTGTTCATGACCTCTTGCTTTCAGTGTTGGCTCTTTCTGAAGCTGTGGAACTGCCCTCATTCTGCCCTGGCTCTACAGCCTGACACCAAATACTTTGACATGTCTGATTTTCTGTATTGCACTTCCCCACTGCCAGgaagtgctgggagctgtgcaaAACCACAAGTAAATAATTGCATGATGTGGGATGGTTTGGGAGAGCCCAGCATCCAGGTCACAGGCACCTGCTTGTGTCTATGCCTGCATATGCCTGAAGTCTTGTCCATCTTCCACCCTTCTTTCTCTCCAGTGGACGTGATTCTGGACCCAGAGACGGCGCACCCAGACCTCACTGTCTCTGAGGACCGCAAGAGTGTCCGGCGCGGGAGCAAGAAGCTGCTTCTGTCCCTCTTCAACAGCCCCAAGAGGTTTGGCACTGCCCCAGTGGTGCTGGGCAGTCCGGGCTTCTTCTCGGGCCGCCACTACTGGGAGGTGCAGGTGGGAGACAAACCCGAGTGGGGCCTGGGGCTGTGCCGGGAGGCTGCTGTCCGGAAAGGCTCTGTCCTCTTCTCCCCCAACAATGGCTActgggtgctgcagctgcaaaacGGGGGCACCTATGAGGCCCTGACTGTGCCCGTCTCCCCCCTGACCCTGAGCGTGAGACCCCGGCGCATTGGGATCTTCCTGGACTATGAGGCAGGAGAGATCTCCTTCTACAACGTAAGCGACCGCTCCCACATTTACACCTTCACTGACAAGTTCTCAGGCAATCTCCGGcccctttttttcctgggtgCCTTTTTGGGGGGTAGAAATGCCGAACCCTTGGTGATCTCCTGGGTCAGGGACCCACAGGGGACTGGATGCATCATTCTGTGAGAGTGGCTGCCCAGGTTTGTCACTGCTGGGCAGAGACCTGGGAACACAACCAGCTTCTCCCCATGAGTGGGGCAGTACTAGGGAAAAACCTCAGTGCCCTGGTGAGTGTCCTCGCAGGATTCTCACATGGTTCTGGCTTCTGTGTGATCTGGCACACAGACATCCACTGTGTGCCATGTCTTGGGAAGGCACTTTGCACTCCCCCTGATCCCTCCCGGCCCCACCTGAGCCTCCTCTCCCCGCTCACCATCCACCCTCTGTGTCAGCTCAAGGTCGTGCCTCGCCcgagctgcctcctgctctgctcccctgtgtCCCACAGGTGTTTATATTTGAAATCTCAAATCAGTATGAAAATGCGGTGGAGTGAGCTGAGCATTTTAGTGTGGACTGCACCAgagagccaggcaggaggaacCCAAATCCTCCTTGCTGATCCCACAGAGCCTGTTCAGAGCAGATCACAGCATTCCAAATACCATCAGTGGTGTGGGAAATGCCATCAGGGATGTGGGAAATTACTTCACTAAGGTGGGTTCCATCTCTTTCAGCTCCAGAGGGAGACCAGGGGAGATATTTCCTTGCAGGGGCAggtcctgccctgggctggggtcTGGCATGGTCATCTCTGAACAGGCATGTCCAGAGACAAGCAGGTTTTGGAGTCAAGGTATTACTGAGAGGAAATACCTGCTAAGCTTCATGTCCCAGCTAAATGAGAGCTTAATGAGATAATTCTAAATACTTGCagtgaaacatatttttttcacccTCAGCTCTGGAAACAGCTGAACCATTTTAGCTGTAGCTCTCAGAAAGCTTTCCCTAAAACAGACAATGTGTTAAATTACCTAAAGGTAATATTTTGATTGACTATAATGGAGCCAGCATCAGAATTTAATGAGCTTCCAGTTGTCATAATGAATGGAGATTAAATACCTTATAAAAAGCTTGAGACAAATTACCTGAATGTAATCTCTACCCTTCTCACGACTCCTCCTTCATGGCTTTTCTTGTTATTATTTTGCAAAACAGGATGTTCAGATACAGAAAGCTTATAGGAGTTTTGCCaatgtggaaaaggaaataaagaactTGTTGTCACTATTATAATTTCAACTGTTGTAATCCCAAAGGATTGTAATGGAGGCAAACACAGAAGgttcttacaaaaatatttatttattgacaTCTGAATTGAATATTATGTCAAAAATGTACTTacttaaatacagaaaataaccCAAGTCTacaggtaaaaaaacccaaatatatatataaaaaataaaattattttttatctcagAGTAATTGCACCTGATCCCTCCcctataaaaaattaaatagcacaATATTAAGTTGGATTTTggaatgttttcagtttctctgctaGCTCTAAATGACATTGAAGCACTTCCAATGGACCCCAGCTGGTCACGCTTGTCCATCCCAGCAGCGGGGGACGTGGAGCAGCTGGGTCTGTCCAGGACCTCAGTCTAACTCCAGCTCATTCACATACTGCTGGACCCAGTTGTCCTCGGGGTTGGCACAGACTTCCCGGCCCTTCCTGGTGATAAACCTGTGGGATGCATGGAGGTCAGTTTTTGGTGGGAGAGCACTGAAtggagaatcacagaatcatggaattctggagtggtttgggctgATACCTGGTATCTTTTGGAAAGTTGCCTTAAAGCTtatccagttccacccccagccatgggcagagacaccttccactatgCCATGTTATTTCAAGTcccatccagcttggccttagacacttccagggctgggacaaGAGCCTTGCCCAAACCCAGCCTCTCCCAAGGATGAGCAGCTCCATGCCTTGCTCATCCTAGCCAGCAACCACCAGTTTTATCTGCAAAGGGGTagagcaggagcagtgtggTGCTTCTGTGCTCCAAGCATCACCTTGTATTTCTTGTCTTCCCCAGCCTTCCTTCACTGGCTTTGGAAAAGGGGCCTTTCCCTCCCTGGCTCCTCAGCCCAAAAGCACCCCTGCCCCGGGGGAGTCACTTACACGATggcaggctgggagcacaggCTGTTGGTTTCATAGTAGTCCTTCACAAAGCTGCGGGGCAGCTGCCGTGAGATGTAGGAGAAACAGCAGGAGGTTGGTGGGTCAGAGCCAACTGTGAAGGGCAAAGACAGTCATGAGCAGTGGcaagggacagggcagggagctgagaTCACTCATCCTTGGGTCTAGGGATGATGTggaagagggggagaaaagatggggtcttttttcttcttccttcagttttttccctgttggGTTCACTCTGAGCTGGCATTGACACAGCCCATGCCAGCAGGCAACATCTCCCAGCCCAAACCTGGCCAGCCCTAGCCTTCCTCAGGCTGCCCACATTTGACCTCTATAGCAGAGGTGGGAGGCATGGTTGTGCTTTTTACcctaaaaagggaaaaaaaccctttcatttTTATGCTAATGATCTTTGAGCTGTGCCTGTCCCGCAGCCCTGGAGCACCTGCCAGAAGAtggtgggacagagggagggaCCCAGAGGGGAAGTGCTGTCAGAAGGGGTGTCGCAGCAGCGACATCTCTCCTGTCCCCACCTAGGAAGGGTGGGGAGAGCCTGGACTTACGTGGAGCAGCAAAGGTCTGGTAGCAGAAGGCAGCGATGAGGATGGCGAGGGCAACCACAGACACCTTCATGTCAGTGGAGAAGtggtggctggagctggagcaggcaaGGGTAGCTTGGAAGCCTCTCTGCTGTCTGATGCTGAGACCATCAGCAGCCCCTCAATTTATGGGGTGAGAGGTCTGTGCAGTGGCTTGCGTATGCATGGTGGAATTTCCACCAGAGTCCACTTGTGGTGCAGTCTCGTGATGGAACAGAGCAGCCCCGGCCCCTGCTCCCTGATTGATTCAGTGCCTCCCCAGTGATACAGGATATGAAACAGTCACTGTGgctatttctgcttctctcatgCCTGTCCCTTAGTAAGAAGTTCCTCTGCGGAGGTTCCTGCATTTGTTAAGTCTGCTGTTACCCAACCTTCCTGGTTGGGAGAGTGTATCTGTgcaagagctgtgctggagggcCCAGGATCATCAGTGGGATGAGGCTGGTTAGGGAAAAAGAGACTGAAGTCTCCTTTACCATGGACTTCTCCCCTTCCATATCTGCAAAGCTCTtgctgccccaggagcagaAGGTGGGAGCTGTCACCAGTGTCCTGCATGTGTTCTCCATGGTTGGAGGGCATgtcctgcagctgtgacagcGCTGCAGGCTCTGGCATAGGTAGTGGTGGACATGAAAGAGGAGTCTGAGAAGCTGAAACACTCAAGGTTCCTCCTCAGTTTAAGGGAAAGGAGAGCTGAGATAGGCTACTTGTTATCTCCTGGAACTGCCTGATGCGCTCCAGGTCCTATAAGGAGACATTAATTTGCAATTTAATTATACTGTTTGTTAATACAGATGATACAGTTACATTTCAAGGGCTGCTGGTAGTCTGGGCATGGAGATACAGAGAGCTGAAAGAAGTGTGGTGACTTGTAACCCTGAAGATGAGGCAGAAGGAGTTCCAGGAGCAGGGTAAGGAAGGAAACAGTGATTCTGAAAATGAGGAGCAGCGTAACTGTGGGGTGAGAGCATGGGCAGAAGttgggatgttgggaagaaaAGAGTATCCTGTCTCAGCTGATGAGAGAAAATGACCACAGACGGGGGAAGCAGTACAAAGTATGGGAGAGAGTAAGAGCTCTGTGAAGGCTGGGAAAGAGCTGAGACAGGGATGGGTCACTGGGAAGAAGCCACCAGCCTCTACACAGAGAGCCCTGGAGGTCTGACAGACTCcctgaggaggagagggaaggccaggcagggaggtgatgagtgctctgggatgagctgggggCGGTCCAGCTGTAGTGAGATGTTCCTAGAAGGATATCTGTTCtctacttcatttttttattttcaggacaTCATGGAGTAGTGATGCTGTGATAGACACTTCCTGAATAGCAGTGGAAGGCTGATAATGTCAAGTGGAGCAACCCAAGCTCACCCTGGCACCTCTGCACtccccccagcagcactgactCATCCTGTTTCTATTAAAGGTTTTCAGCTACTGCCCCGGAACCTTCTGTAAATAACCCGGTGTTTTCCCAATATCCTTCAGCCCTCCACCAGCTATGCTGGGTTAGCTCCATGCTCCAGGTGGGCAGTGTGGACTCCAGAGGACAAGGCACAGCAGAAACCCCAAATTTGTCGCCAGGAGCCCCTCAGGGAGGCtcttgctgggagctgtggtggtGTCTTCCACCGAGGTTGAGGAGAGCAGATCTACCCTGTGGAGCAAATATGGCTCTTGCCAAGCTGAGCATCCCCTTCCATAGCTGATCTGGCTCGTTTCCATCTTCCCCTTTGCAGAGAGGCACCTTGCAGGTGCTCATCAGTCCAGATCCCATTGACTCTGTTTGTCATCTTGCTTGTCCTCAAATATCCTGGGCAGATGAGGAGAGAGCCTGCCTCCACATGCAGGGtgcccaggcaggcaggaggtgggaaCTTGGCATTTCGATGGATGCCAGCTGGGCCGGGAGGGAGTGAGCGTCACCTCCCTTGGATGCTGCCTGGTAACTCAAGGAATAGAACTTGTACACGGATGTAGGAGCACGGTTTCCCTCTGAGCTGTCCTTTCTGACTGTGCCTTCAAGCATCCATGGGTTACAGCTGGAGATCCAGCACCTACAGCCAAGTgctcccatcctgctcctgaggCACAAGGTGCCAAAATGTGGAGAAATGTTCTGCTAAAAGATGAATttcatgaaaacagaagaattttttgggatctgctttgattttttcaaatattttcaatgaGAGGTTTTTCCTCAGACACCTCTGTGCCTTAATTTCTTTGTCAGCAAGTACATGCCAAATTATTTTGGACCCTTGGGgactattttgaaaataaaagcaaaaatttcctGAGTCAGTTTAGGATCAGTTTAGTTTAGGTAATGTGTGTTACAGAGGACTGGTAAGGGCTGAAAGGGCTTTTCTACTGCTGAAAGCCAAAAATAAGCCCAAAGCCAAGTTTCTAGGAATCTAATTCTTCCTTAGAAATCTGACAAAAGATCTTGCTCTGCCAACTTGTGGACagctggaggaggtgggaggTTACACTCATGCCAATGATGCTCTGGGATGTTGCAACATGCTCCTAAAAAACTCTTTTCTTACCCACTTCCCACATTCCAGtgatgaagaaaagagaaagtcatctcttccagctcttcccccTTTTAGGCAGGGAGGTTGAATTTGTCTCAGATGAAGAACCATCTTCCCTGGGAGGTGGCCATGGAAGGGTGGGAAAAGTGGGCTGGAGCATGTCTGGGGggattaatttaattacaaagTGAAGTGGTTGTGTAAGAAGGAAGTTTTCCCATCAGGTGGTTTCAGAGTTCCTGACCCAGCAGGCAGTGCTTGGAGTCAGTGGAATTTGCCATTTGAAGGAATCTGGCTGATGTTGCCCTGTTTTACATAGAGGGATATGACTGAGGTTTTCTACAAgtcccccaaaaaatcccaggaGAAAGTGCTAAGTAAAGCAAATGCCCAAAATAAGTTCCCTGACAGTAGAAATAGGGAAATTCTCTGTCTTGAATGAAAGGGgaacctggaaaaaaactgGTGAGACTGGCTGATGTAAGCTGCTATTTGTAGCAGGGTTTAATGTTGAAGAATTGGGATTCACTCAGAAAAgcaagtaattaaaaatgtcCTGAGTTCAGAAGTTGTCCCTAAGCCAAGACCCAccaagccctgcagcagctccatcctgccctgctccagctccagcactggtgACATTACATCGGTGTCCAGAAATTTCACCCCCACCTTTCTTGACATTGCTGTAGAAATGTTGGAATTTTTTAGATGATGTCACATCCTGGAACTGACTCCAGTAAGAAACTGTGCCTGTGGGAGTGGCTGGGGACCGTCTGTCTCCAGTGTGGTGGGTCCAGGGGCCAGCACGGCCGTCTTGGCCGGTCACCTCTGCCTGGTTCACAGTAAACATTTCGTGTTTCCCCAAAGCCGTGTCAGCACAGGAAGTTGGTCATAGCTGATAAGAAATGTGTATCTTGCTAAAGGTCCCATCCTTCTCCAgcaacagcatttaaaaaaataataaaaaaaataaattccagggAATGCTCTTCTTTCTAATGGCTGATGGCTCAGatttttcctggctttgctTTTGAAGCAGAGCAAACCACAAAGGGTGAAGTGTACagtatttcaaagcaaattgAAGTGAAATACAAAAGCCTCTTTGCTCCACACCCCTCTCCATTCTTGgcatgaaaagaaaagaaataaacagggAAAACCTGAGTTTTTGCAATTTTTGAGCCTTAGGGAGATGactgtggggctgtgcccctggctccaggggctgggacaTACCCAGCCCACCCCCTTCAGCATCCCTCAAACCCCAAATGTCTGGGAGGACTAGACAAAATgtctctgctggggctgcatcCTCTGCCCACCTCGTTCAGATCATTGTTGAGTCTCCCAGAGAGAGCAAGGAGGACCAGACTGAaaattcacagctctgctgggatggaAACTAGAAGAGGGTGGAGTTAGAATAGATATGAAGAAggaattgttcctggcagggtgggcagtgcctggcacaggtgtccagagcagctggggctgtccctggatccctggcagtgcccaaggccaggctggatggggtttggagctcctgggataggggaaggtggccctgccatggcagggaggctGCAACAAGgtggtctttaaggtctcttccaactcaaaccactctttgattctatgattctatgaatacCAAACACACTTTTAATTAATCCAGTGGACCTTGCCTGCCCATTAtaatcaaggaaaaataaaataaaaaaaaacaagacacaaagagttttcattttcattggTGCTCTTGCTGTGCAGCTTTCTAGGCCTTTTTGGGTGGGATGGGTGGAGGTGGCCCCAGGGATGTCTGTCTGACCCCACAGGTTAGAACCACAACCTCCCCTGAGGCAAGGATAACCTTTAAACTTGTGTCAGGGCCATTGCCACAGTGGGAGGAATTCtgtaatcatagaatcatttgtgctggaaaagccctctgaagTCATTAAGTCCAACCATCCTCCAAGCATTACCAGGGCCACCACTAACCTAGATCCCCAAGTGCCAAATCCACTCATCTGTTaaacccctccagggatggggactgaTGGCCCCTGAGCTCTCTTGCCCAGTGCTGGCCCCTCTctgcagggtcctggcagggctgtgtgaggtGGGAGCCCCACGGGAGGTGTTAACCCCAGCCTCACAGCGAGGtgtgagctctgcagctgccagtaAACAGCTGTGGTCATGCACTGGTGTTTACTGGCCTCATAATTTATTCAAAGCTGTAAAACCACTTCCCATGTGTGGGGCTGTTTGGAGGTTGGGCTGCTCAGCAGCGTTTCTCTGAAGTGGAGGTCCTGTCCCCCATAATGTGGAGGGTTTTGCTACCCCAGATGTGTTTGTGCCCATCAAAGGGGATATTGTCTGGCTGCTCCAGCTagcacaggctgtgcctggcaccCTCATCCCCTGGGACAGAGGGGAGGGCTCAGGGAGCTTTGGCACTGCTCACTCCTGCATCCCTTCATGGCCCTGCATCCTTCCACAGCCCCCTCAGACCTCCCCTGCATCCCCCCATCTCCtccacagccacagcatccccatccctccaTAGTCCCAGCGTTCCTGCATCTCGTGGGGTCCATGCAGGGATGTGCAGCCACATGTTGGAACGTGGTGGGGTCAGTTTGTAAGTGGGAGTAAGGGACTTGGGCTTGGTCAGGAATAACCTGAGGAACAGTGTTGTGACCCCCAGAGCACCTCACCTCTGCCCCAGGTGAAGCCACCAGCATCTCCCAAATCATCCCACTCCTCAGAGCTTGCATCCACTTGTGGACCtacagaaagaggagaaaaggctACAGGAAATCTTAGGGATGGAGTAATATCCTTCCTGTGCTCCAAGGGCCttcagtgccagggctgggataGTGCAGCCCCCAACAGGTGAGCTGTGCCCCAGGGGGAGACTGACAAAGTCCCCcaccagcctggggacagccctcACCATTACCCATGGGCAAAGTACCCTCAGTTACCCTGCCCTGGGTTTTTGGCTTTGTAACTTGTGTCTCTAGGCAAGGGCAGGATTTCAGGGGAGCTTGAAGGAGTTTGAAAGCTTCTGGGCTAACCTTTGTCACTGTTTATATCCCAGGGGTGAAGGCTCAGCAGCCTCATAACATCCTTCCCTACACTCCTCTCCTCTGAATAATTTTAGCTTTCTATTTCTACCTTGCTTACACCAAAACAAATCTCATACCCCAGCTGGGTGAtgtgaaagtggaaaaaaatggctTATTTGCAGGAATAATAAAGGAAGCTTGAGAGAGGTCAGTTCATAAACGCTTAAACTGCAGGAACTGCAATAGCAGAGGGCTCTGGGATTTGCCAGAGAAGCAAAATCCAGtggacagaaacagaaaaccgAAACCAGAAACTGGGCCCAGAGGTTGGCAAGGGCGACTCGTTCAGGATCATCATGGCAGAACTCCAAGGGTGGCAGCCGGTGACTCAAAGCTGGAGCCCTGTGGGTGGGGGTGTCTGTGAtggggaggagctgctccccctTTCCAGGAGGTTTCCTGACATTCTGGGGGAAACAACAGCGCAGCTGACAAAGCTCTGTGGGCACCCACTGGTGACACAGCcaaggggctgcagctgcagcagctctttgcagcacctcctcctcctcctccagctcctcacagtTATGCTTTCTTTCCTCATAATGACCATCTCAGAGCTTCCAGGTGAAAGAGAGCTGCAGTTCCCATCACAGCCACCACACCTCCCCACATCCTCCTGTGCACATAATCAGCCTCATGGTTTGTGCCTTGCAGTGGATGAGCAGAAGGTGTGAAGTTCCCATGAACAAAGCTGGTGCCAGCCACAGGCTGTctttctgcagccacagcccgtgtcactgctctgtgcagcGCTGCCGTTTGTCACACTTGCATGTGAGTTGCAAGAACAGAGGAGCATAAAACTCCTACTGTTGGTTTCTGAATGAATTATTTCCATGGCAAAAAGCcataatttggtttttttcgGCAGCAATTCAGCCACAAGCTGGAGCCACTTCTTGTTCTGTGCTGAGCTGATCAGACTTACCAGGGGAACAAAGAGCTGATCCTGCCAGACCTTGCTTCTGGCAAAATCCTCCACCTTCCTTGATATCCTATCACTTTAGGCCTGTCTGAAATCCATGGAAACCTCATCAGGCTGGAGAACCTCATGGAACTCAAAAAGAAGTGCAAAGTCCTGCCCTTGGGAAGGGACATTCCCAGGCACCGCTATATGGCAGTGCTGACCAGCTGGAAAGCAGTTTGGCAAAAGGACCTGGGGTGGACACCACACTGGACATGAGCAGCAATGTGCCCTTGCCACCAAAATTCCAACAGGCTCCTGGTCTGCATGAGAAAGAAACATTGACAGCATTTTGAAGGAGGGGacccttcccctctgctcagcatcAGGTGGGGCACTGGCTTCCTCAGGTGCTGGGTCCAGTTCCGCTCTCCCCAGGATTAGTATGGACGtactggagagagtccagcAAAGGGCCAGAGAGATGATGAAGGGACAAGTGCATTTCTCTAGGGAGGAGATGCAGGAGGAGTTCAGGATGGAGAATTCTTACTAAGAGGATTCTTACCAATGTCTGTGGAGCAAAGCAGATGCTGCCCAACTCTCCTCAGTGGTGGCCActaacaggacaagaggcaacaagaaattctatttaaatacCAAATAAAACTTCATTGCACTGTGAAAAAGgctgtccagagaggctgtggagtctcaCAGCCCACCTGGACATGGCCCTGGGCAGCTTCCCCAGGGACTGGGCCAGATGaattccagcctcagctcctggccagccctgtggatgtgggGCGGGCAGGCTGAGTGTTTTGGGTACAGCTTCCCCTGagctctggggcagcagctcagcagtcTGGCAAACACCCAGCACACAGTGGCACGAGAGCACTTCTGTGCtgcctggggttttttccagaACTGCATAATCttacacaaacattttctttccctacAGAGCCGCACAGAGAAACCCTCCCCTGGAGTCCAGAGGGACCATTCTCCTTTTTGTGGCCAGGCCACTTGGCACATTCTAGTTTCTTTTTGatttgaatgaaataaaaatgagtgcTGAGTCACCTGGCATTGTGAACTGTATTCCATTCTGcctcacatttttctgttccctCTAATTCCCTTCAGCTATTTCACTTTCGTGTCATCCTTTATCATCATCTTGGAATTTCCATTTTGgcttctccagctgcctccaggaCTCCCTTTTAAAGGGGGCTGAATCCAGCTGCTGCACACTGAGCTTCATCATCCAgagcttctgctcctgctgcgACAGCCCTCACCCGACGGAAAGATGAAAGTCTCTGCAGCTGGATTGGCTCTTCTCATCATTTCAATCTCCTTCTTCCAAACTTTCTGTAGCCCAGGTGAGTCCTGCTTTTTCATTTGATCTGAGCCTTCCATGTTATTTCTCTGTTGAGCTCCCATGGCAGATAGATGGGAATTTATCAGCATTTATGCcactctctgctctgcccagagaTCAGCTGCATGTAGGAACCCTGGAATTAGAAAATCATCCATCCAcctgtccatccatccatctaaCCTGAGTTCAGAGTACTTATTCCTGGTTAGAGCTGAGATATTTctgcctctgccctggggctggaggagttGGGGAAGTGAAGCTCTGAGCAATGGCAGGGTAACAATCTCTCACAGTACCTCGATATTGCTCGTGGcattggaccagatgatctccaATGTCCATTTCAACCTTAATTATTCTCTAATTCCTCACTaccttccctgccagcacagctcccagtgctcacATTGTCTTCCTTTGCTCTCCTAGCAGGACTCGACATCCCAATCTGCTGTTTGACATACACACGGCACAAACTCCCGTGGAAGCTCATCCAACGTCATTACACCACCGGcagcagctgtccccagccGGCCGTCGTGTGAGTGCCGGTGCCCGGCCCAGGGCAGGGACGGCCACGGCAGGGGGGGGGGGAATgaccagctctgcacagcaagGGGGGCTacaggaacagagcagggagagggaaacaCCACGGAGAAAGGGCTCACACAGGGATTGCTGGGGATGCTTGTTTGGGGATTCCAAGGGATGCTCCTGCAGGAGTGGAGGTGACAGTGCGGGAGAAGGGATGGGAGTAGGGAACATCACAATCATCTGCTGTTTTCAGCATCAGCATAGGGGAAAACCTCTTGAAGCTGGGATCCAGGCTCTCCTGGGAAGCAGGTGTGAGCAGAGATCTAACatgtcccatc
It encodes:
- the LOC107212840 gene encoding E3 ubiquitin-protein ligase TRIM39-like isoform X1 — encoded protein: MALAGALGRLQEEATCPICLEYMNEPVSIDCGHNFCRGCIAKHCQDKGLWADGPFSCPQCRASCHRSGFRPNRQLANIVESIRQLGPELEPGVPLCPQHDERLKLFCEEDEEPICVVCRESVQHRPHSVYPIEEAVHVYKVKLQKSLENLSQEVEEVKKRESAERMKTQECKETVKKKRERIVSEFGKLHRLLADEEKLLLQKLEEEEKQILLLINENLARLLEEKCLLEELILEIKEKSQQPADGLLKDMKSILTRCEGVKFQSTKGVSVTLKENYSIPEHCLGMRDMLKKFKVDVILDPETAHPDLTVSEDRKSVRRGSKKLLLSLFNSPKRFGTAPVVLGSPGFFSGRHYWEVQVGDKPEWGLGLCREAAVRKGSVLFSPNNGYWVLQLQNGGTYEALTVPVSPLTLSVRPRRIGIFLDYEAGEISFYNVSDRSHIYTFTDKFSGNLRPLFFLGAFLGGRNAEPLVISWVRDPQGTGCIIL
- the LOC107212840 gene encoding E3 ubiquitin-protein ligase TRIM39-like isoform X2 produces the protein MALAGALGRLQEEATCPICLEYMNEPVSIDCGHNFCRGCIAKHCQDKGLWADGPFSCPQCRASCHRSGFRPNRQLANIVESIRQLGPELEPGVPLCPQHDERLKLFCEEDEEPICVVCRESVQHRPHSVYPIEEAVHVYKVKLQKSLENLSQEVEEVKKRESAERMKTQECKETVKKKRERIVSEFGKLHRLLADEEKLLLQKLEEEEKQILLLINENLARLLEEKCLLEELILEIKEKSQQPADGLLKDMKSILTRCEGVKFQSTKGVSVTLKENYSIPEHCLGMRDMLKKFKVDVILDPETAHPDLTVSEDRKSVRRGSKKLLLSLFNSPKRFGTAPVVLGSPGFFSGRHYWEVQVGDKPEWGLGLCREAAVRKGSVLFSPNNGYWVLQLQNGGTYEALTVPVSPLTLSVRPRRIGIFLDYEAGEISFYNMIQLHFKGCW
- the LOC107212843 gene encoding C-C motif chemokine 4 homolog, whose amino-acid sequence is MKVSVVALAILIAAFCYQTFAAPLGSDPPTSCCFSYISRQLPRSFVKDYYETNSLCSQPAIVFITRKGREVCANPEDNWVQQYVNELELD
- the LOC107212844 gene encoding C-C motif chemokine 4 homolog isoform X1, yielding MKVSAAGLALLIISISFFQTFCSPAGLDIPICCLTYTRHKLPWKLIQRHYTTGSSCPQPAVVFVTKEGRQVCANPKTSWVRSYLQILEQN
- the LOC107212844 gene encoding C-C motif chemokine 4 homolog isoform X2 gives rise to the protein MKVSAAGLALLIISISFFQTFCSPGLDIPICCLTYTRHKLPWKLIQRHYTTGSSCPQPAVVFVTKEGRQVCANPKTSWVRSYLQILEQN